The Streptomyces sp. JB150 genomic interval ACGCCGTGGTCGTGGCCCGCACCGAGCGGTCCACCCCCCTGCTGGAGGCCGTCTACACCGGAGACGCCCCCGACCCCGCGCCGCTGCTCGCGGCCCTGCAGGAGCGGCTGCCCGCCTACATGGTGCCCCGCACCCTGCTGCGCCTGCCCGAACTGCCCCTCAACCTCAACGGCAAGACCGACCGCAAGGCCGTCCGGGCCGCCCTGGACGGGGCCCGCCCGGCCGCGTCCGGCCCGCACCGCTCCCCTCCCGCGGACCGGCCCGCGGCCCTCGCCCACCGCACCCGCCTCCCGGAAGGAACCCGGTGACGTGACCGCGCCCACCACCCCCACCACGCTGCCCGGCCGTGAGGAGTTCTGCTCCGCCATGGCGCAGCTCGCCACCGGTGTCGCGGTCATCACGACCGCCGGGCCGGACGGCCCGGTCGGCTGCACCGCCAACGCCGTGCTCTCCCTGTCCACCGAACCGCCCTCGGTGCTCGTCTCCCTCGCCACCGGCGGCCGCACCGTGCGGCACGCCCGCGCGCACGGCGGTTTCGCGGTCAACATCCTCAGCTGGCAGCAACGGGAGCTGATGCACCGTTTCGCCGAGCTGCCCGCGGCGGAACGCTTCGACGGCGTCGCCTACCGCGACGAGGAGGGCTGCCCGGTCCTCACGGCCACCGCCGCGACCGTGGTGTGCCGCCTCGACCAGGCGCCCACCGTGCTCGACCACACCCTCCTGATCGGGCGGGTCCTGTGGACCGCGCAGGACCCCACCGCTCCGGCCCTGGTGCTCTACCAGCGCCACCAGCACGCCGTGGCCGGCTGATCACGGCCGCGCCGCCCGACCCACCCCCGCCCCACCCGCAGGCACGCACTCAGGACAGGAATCGAGCATGAGCGTCTTCGGCACCATGGAATCAGAGGTCCGCAGCTACAGCCGGGCCTGGCCCACCGTGTTCAGCACAGGACGCGGCGCCGTGCTGCGCGACGAGGCCGGACGGTCCTTCATCGACTTCTTCGCCGGCGCCGGCGCGCTCAACTACGGGCACAACCCGCCCGAGCTGAAGGCCGCGCTGCTCGACTACCTCTCCGGCGACGGCGTCACCCACGGACTCGACATGCACACCACCGCCAAGCGGCTGTTCCTGGAACGCCTGCGCGACCTGGTGCTCACCCCGCGCGGCCTGGACTACCGCGTCCAGTTCCCCGGCCCCGGCGGCACCAACGCCGTCGAGGCCGCGCTCAAGCTCGCCCGGAAGGTCACCGGCCGGCACACCGTGGCCTACTTCGAGCGAGGCTTCCACGGCATGACGCTCGGCGCCCTGGCCGTCACCGCCAACCCGGCGAAGCGCGCCGGAGCCGGCGTACCGCTGCCGCACACCGTGCCCGTGCCCTTCGACCACCCGGCGGACGACGACGGGGAGTCGGTGGCGCGGCTCGTCCGGTCGCTGGACGGTGCCGCCGCGGACGGGCCGCTCGCGGCGGTGGTGGTGGAGACCGTGCAGGGCGAGGGCGGGGTCAACCCGGCCCGCCCGGTATGGCTGCGCGCCCTGGCCGCCTGGGCCCGCGAGCACGGTGCCCTCCTGGTGGTGGACGACATCCAGATGGGCTGCGGACGCACCGGCCCGTTCTTCTCCTTCGAAACGGCCGGAATCGTTCCCGACATCGTCTGCCTGTCCAAGTCCATCAGCGGGTACGGGACGCCCATGGCCCTGACGCTCATGCGCCCCGAGTACGACGTGTGGAAGCCCGGAGAGCACAACGGCACGTTCCGCGGGTACAACCCCGCGTTCGTCACCGGGGCCCGCGCGCTGGAGCTGTTCTGGTCCGACCGTGCGCTGGAGAACCGGGCCACGGCCCTGGGGGAACGGGTGCGCCGCGCCCTCACCGAGACCGCCCGCCGGCACGGCCTGGCCGCCCCGCGCGGACGCGGTCTGGCCTGGGGCCTGCCCTTCGACCGCCCCGGTGCGGCCCGCGAGGTGTGCGACGCCGCGTACCGGGGCGGCCTGTTGCTGGAGACCGCCGGGCCCCACGACGAGGTGGCCAAGGTCCTTCCGCCGCTGACCGTGGCGGACGAGCACGTGGAACAGGGCCTTGGAATACTCGACGAAGCCGTCGCCTCGGTGGTCGGCGGACGCACGCTCGCGGCCTGAGCGGGCCCTTGGCGGACCAGGGCCGGGCGGGACGGGTCAGGTCCCGCCCATGACCTCCATGGCGTCCGTGACGTCGATGGCGTCCATGACGTCCATGACGTCCATGACGGAACCCTCGGCGGCGAACGGGCCACGGGGCGAGCGAAGGGGAGAAGCGGATGTCGGCCGACCTGGCGGGTTTCCTCGGTGTCGTTCTGGTGGCCTACCTGGTCCCCGGCCCGGACTTCCTGGTGGTCGTCCGCTCGGCGGCCGAGCACCCCGCCAAGGGACGGGCCGCGGCGCTGGGCGCCCAGACCGGGCTGTGCGTGCACATGCTCGCCGCCGCCACAGGGCTGTCGCTGATCGCCGCCCGCTCCCCCGTGGTCTACGACGCCATCAAGCTGCTCGGCGCGGCCTACCTGGTCTACCTCGGCGTCCGGGCGGTCCTGGCCGCCCGGCGCGCCGCCCGTGAGCGCCGCGCCGAACCGGCGGCGGCAGAGGGCCCGCGGGGGCCGGCCGGTCCGCGGGCCCCGGCCGCGGACGAGCGGGACGAGCCGGCCGGTGCCCGGTGGCGGTCCGGCTTCACCCAGGGCTTCCTCACCAATGTGCTCAACCCCAAGGCGGCGCTGTTCTTCCTGAGCATCCTGCCGCAGTTCGTGCACGGCGGCGGCTCGACGGCGCGTCAGGTCTTCTTCCTCGGGATCCTCGACGTCCTCATCGGTGTCGTCTACTGGTTCGCCCTGGTCGCCGTCGCCGCGCGGCTGCGGACCTTCCTCGCCCGGCCGAAGGTCCGCCACCGCTGGGAGCTGACGACCGGCTGGCTCTTCATCGCCATCGGCATCGGCGTCGCCGCCGCCTCCTGAGACCTCCCGCAGCACGCTCCCGTGCCCACGGTTCGGCATGTGGCTCGCCCCCCCCCCGGCGGGCCTACGGCTGCCAGCGGGCTGCCCCTCGCCGTAGTACCGGCCCACCACGGCGGTGGGGAGGAAGGACCGCGGGCAGTGGCGCATGGTGCCGGGGTGGTCGACGGGTGCGCCCCAGCCGGCGGGGGCTCGGTCGGTGGAGAGGAAGCGCCGGGGTGAGCTGCCTGGTGGGCAGGTGCAGCGGCATGGCGTTCGGGCCGCCCGCCAGATTGACGGCGGTGTTCTGCCCAGGGACGTTCCGCCGGGCGCGTTCCGCCGGTGTCACGAGGCTGCAACGGTCCGGGGGCGACCCCGGGACAGGGAAACCGCGGATGGCCGAATATCGTCCCCCACGACATCACTTCGCGTGCCCCCGTGAGGCCGCGAACCATCAGCAGGGGGGAACCACCATGACACCCACCATGACCGGCATCAGACCCGAGGGCCGTCGCCGTCCCGCGCCGTTCCGCACGGCCCTCACCGCGCTGGGAGCCGCGGGGGTGTTCACGCTGACGCTCACGGCGTGCGGCCCAGGCGGCTCCGCCGCCGCGCCCGGCTCCTCCGCTTCGGCCACCGCGACGGCGAGCGGCGGCGCGGGAGCGGAGGCCGGTGCCACGCCGTCCGGGAAGGTGACGGCCGGTACGGGCGCTGCCACGGCGGCCCCTACGGCCACCCCCACGACCCCTGCGACGTCGGCCCCGGCGGGCTCCCCCGCACCCGCGTCCGGCGGCGCGGCGGCCGAAGGCCCGGCGACCGAGGACCCGGCAGGCACCGGCACGGACTGCGATCACAAGATGCCCGTCTCCCCCGACGAGATCGCCGTACTGCGCTACACCCCCGAAGGGGGCTCTCTGAGCCTCATCTTCAAGCACGGCAACTGGGACTGCCCGACGCCCGACTCCGACGGCCCGCCCTTCGTCACCGTGGGCAAGGAGACCTTCCTGCCCCTGAACCAGGCGGCGCACATCACCGTCACCGATCCGATCGTGGCGAGCACCGAGAACCAGGAGATCGGCGTGCAGGAGTTCCTCGACTGGCTGGAAACGCACCCGAACAGCGGCCTGGTGTTCACGTACCACGTGGGTGCCGACGGTGCCATCGACTCCCTTGAGCAGATCTTCACGCCCTGACATCCGGGCTGCGGACCTCAGCTCGGCAGGTAACGGGCGAAGAAGGACCGTACGAGGTCGTGAACGGCGGGCACGCTGACGCGCGGGTCGGTCCGGCCGACCATGGCCGCGCGCCCGGCGGCGGTCATCAGGCCGGCCTCGTGGAGCTGGGGAACGAAGGCCGCGTAGTCGGTGAAGACCCACGCCGATCCGCGGGGCCCACGGATCGTTGCGGGAGGGGGCGACGAGGTGGAGCGTCCTGGCGGCGACGGCGCAGGGACCGCTGGGGGCGGGCAGCCTCAGCCGCAGCAGCGGTGCCGCCTCGCGGTCGGAAGGGCGGGGGGGGTGTCGTGGGCGGCGGAGGCCGGGGCGAGGCCGGCCGGCAGGGCGGCGGCCCCGGCGAGGGCGCCCTTGGCGAGGTGGCGGCGTCCGGGTGCGGAGAACGAGGTCATGAACGGCATCCTTGGCGGGTGCCGGGCCGGGGCGAAGCACACGGCTGGGGGCGAAAGGCTGGCGCGAAGCGGGAGCAGGTGTTGATCCGGATCCATTTCACGGCTGACGATCTCGTCCGGGTACGGTTCGCGCCGCGGCCGTCGCCCGTGCCCGAACTGCACGCGGCCCTGATAATGCTGGGCGCCGCCCACGAAGCCCTGCTTTTCGGGCGCTGGCGGAGCCGACTGCTGCGGAACCTGCCGGGCAGGGCCGAGCCGCTCGCCGACTTGACGCCGGACGGCGTCGCCCCCGCCCCCGCCTTCCTCCAGGACCGGCCGGACCGTCCGGTGGCGCTCGCCTACCCGGCGGGCCGAGGGCTGCCGCTCGTCCCGGCTGAGAGCAGGGCGTGCGACGATCCCCTCGGGTAGGTCCGCGGGCGCACCCGGCTCGCGCTTCTGCGCTCCTTGGACGAGGCGCGCACGACCACGGGGCTGGCGCGCCGTATCGGCGTCAGCAACGCGACGGCCTCAGCGCACGCTTCCGCCCTGCGGGCCGCGGGCCTGATCACCACCACTCGTGCGGGCCGCTCGCTGCGCCACGCACGAACGGCCCTGGCGGAGCTGCTGCTCGCCGGCGGTGGCGGCGCCGTCGACAGCTGAGGACGAGGGGCGGGACGTCTACAGCTCGACGCTCTCGCCAAGCCGGAGCCGCCGGATATCAGCCCCTGCCCGCTTGGCCTCCATCGCGAGAACGTCGTCCAGGACCTTGAGACCCCACTCGTTGAGGAGTCCGTCATGGATGGCGTACGCACGGCGCGGTGCCGTCCGGCGCAGGTGGCCGATCAGGTCGGGCACCGTCAGCCACGGTGCCTGGCCGGGCACCAGCAGTGTCGGCGCGTCCACCACGGTCAACGCGTCCCCCGGGTGGAAGACCTCAGCGTCGATCAGGAAACCGACGTTGTCGACGGGCGGCACGTCCGGGTGGCTGAAGTGGTGCTTGTCGCCCGCCACCGTGACCTCGAAGCCGGCGACGGAGAAGCTGTCGCCGTCGCGGACCACCTGCACGCGCTCGCCGAACCCGTCGAGGTGCCGGGCGACCCCGGCGCAGGTGCAGACGGTCGCCGGGACTTCGCGCAGGCGCTCCGGATCGAAGTGGTCGAAGTGTTCGTGCGTGATGAGGACCGCCTCGGCTCCCGTCAGCACGTCGGGTTCGGACGTCATGACGCCGGGGTCGATGACGATCGCCCGGCCGTTCTTCTCCAGCCGTACGCACGCGTGGCCGAACTTGGTGATCCGCATGGCCCTCACCCTGCACGCCGGTCCGCCCATGCGGCACCGGAGTTCGCGATCAGCCGAACCGACACGGAACCCCCATGGGCCCGGTCCCGTCCTGGCCTGTGGTCGCATCGAGGGAGGCGTGATTCGGATGGCGTGAATGGGACCGGTGGGCGGAGTGATCTGCCTGGTGATGGGCGTCGGGCTGCTGCTGTGGCTGTCCCTGTCCGGAGGATCGGTCACCGACGACTGGTCCGGCTACTACGGCGCCGTCAAGGTCCTCGCTGCCGGGGGCGTCGCCGTGGGCGCCGCACTCCTGACCCGCCGCCGGGGAGACGGTCCGGGCCAGGAGTGAGAGGGGCAGTTCGCGGGCTGCCATGTCGTTCGTGTTCTCGACGCCGCTGATGTCGGGGCCCCAAGCCGCGAGTGCGTCCGGGACACGGCCCCGTCTGGAGCGGTCGGTGCTGGTGGCCAGCAGGCGACGGGCATGACCGGCGAGCGGCGGGCGGCGTCCGCCGCCCGCCGGATCTCACCGTGCCGCCGCGAACGGCGACCTCACGCGCTGGTGCCCGGGTCGTCCCCCGGCCGGATACGTCCGCGCCAGCCGGCGCTCTCGCCGCCGCCGCCCTCGACGTACTCCTTGAAACGGCGCAGGTCGCCCTTCACGCGCCGGTCGATCATGCCCAGCGCGTCGGCGCCCTTCTCGGCGAGACCGGTCGGCTCGACGTCCATCGTGAGCTCCACCCGGGTGTGCGCGTCGTCCAGCCGCTCGAAGCGGACCGAGCCGCGCTGCTGGGTGTCGCCGCCGACGGTGCGCCAGGTGATGCGGTCGTCCGGCAGCTGGTCGACGATCTCCGTGTCGAACTCACGGTGCACACCCCCGATGCTCGTGGACCAGTGGTTGTGCCGGTCGTCGAGCTGCGTGACCTCGTCGACCCCTTCCATGAAGTTCGGGAACTCCTCGAACTGGGTCCACTGATCGTAGGCGCGGCGCAGGGGGACCTCTACGTCAACCGATTCCTTCACCGTGCTCATCCGAACCCTCCTCCGATCCTGGCGGGGCGCGGCCGGGGCCGACGCACCCGTCTCCGGTGTGCGTGGCATCGGGTACCCGAAATCCCCGGCCTGAAAGAGTTCGGTGAGGGGCGGGCCGGCCCAGAACAGGCCGTGGATCACGCCTCGCCTGCCGGGCGTGACGGACGGTGACGCGCCCGCGTGGTGCGGTTCTCCGGCCGGTGGGAAAAGCCCCGGCGCCGGTCGCCTGGAGACGGTGGGGTGGCAGGGGGAAGCAGGCGGTGTCAGCCGGGGAAGCGGCCTGTCGAGCGCAGCAGCCATCGGTGTTCGGCGTAGGCGAGGTCGTCGCGCCAGAGGCGGGCCGCGGCGGTGCGCATGAGCGGGCGCAGCAGGGGTGCGGCGCGGCGGGCGGCGGCGAAGCCGGGGCGGTCCGAGGCGGCCACGACCGCTTCGGTCACGGCGGTGCGCGGGCGGCCCCGCTCGTCCGGGCCGAGGGGGGTGGCGTGGGTTTCGACGACCGAGCCGACGCCCTCTCCCTCGGTGATGTGCATGACGACGGTGCGGGGTTCGGGTGCGGTGAAGACGGCCCGGACCGGGACGACGAGCCGCCCGGCCACCTTGAAGGACACGTCGACGGTGAAGCCGTCGTCCGTGTCCCCGCGCCCGCCGGGCGCGCCGGCCACCGTCAGGTCGACGAAGGAGTACGGGTGGTACCAGGCCCCGTGCCAGGGGTCCAGGCGGTTGGCCACGACGTCCTCCGGCTCGCAGGTCCCGGTGCCCTCGTACACGGCCGTCAGGGCCCGCGCCGCCGGTGGCCGGCGTGGCACGACGGGCGCGTCCAGTGGTGGTTCGCCACCGGCCGCGTCGAGCCGGACCCACACGAGGACGCCGTCGTCGTGGACGGGCAGCGGCTCCCAGCCGGCGAAGGGGCCGCCGTCCAGGGCGAGGCCGTGCCAGTGGCAGACGAGGGTGCCGCAGCGCACGGGGCTGTCGGCGAGCGGGGCGCCCAGATGGGGGCAGGTCCCCGGTCCGGCATGCGGGCGGCCGTCGGCGCCGCGCCAGACGACCACCTCCTGTCCCGCCACGGTCCGGGCCAGCGGGCGGTCGCCGCGCAGGGCGCGGGAGGCGCCGACGACGTACCAGTTGCCGGACGGGCGGGCCTGGGCGCGCTTCAGCGCCTGGGCGATCACCGCGGGCCTGGCCTCCCGCCAGGTGGGGCGCTGGCGCTCCCAGGGGACGGCGCGGCGGCGCAGGGAGAGGGGCAGGCGGCCGCGTCGGGCGGACGGCGCGGGGGTCACGCGATCTCCTCGGAGACGGTGGGGCGGGTGGCGGACTCGGCGGTCGTGGACATTGCGGAGGCGGGGGCAGGGGCCGCGGGGGCCGAGCCGGGCTCGGGTGTTGCGGACGCGGCGCGGTGGCGGAGGCGGGCCGCGATCACCCGGACGAGTCCGTCGGCGGCGACCGTCGCCCGCCGGCGGCGGGGCACCACGGCGCGGCGGTGCAGGACGGCGTAGCCGTCGCGGGCCACGGCGTCGAGGATGCCGCCGTACAGGACGTACGCGGTGCGGATGCAGGGCCGCGAGACCGGGTCCAGCATGGCGATGCCCGGTGCCGCCTCGCGGTAGACGCCGCGGGTGAGGGCCTCGAACTCCCGGAGGGCGGCGGTGACGCGGCGGTCGTGGCGGCCGGTGTCCCTGCACCAGCGCAGCAGGCCGCGGCCGACGCCGTGGCCGGCCAGCAGGTCGGCGGGCAGGTAGACGCGGCCGCGGTCGAGGTCCTCGCCGACGTCCCGCAGGAAGTTGGTCAGCTGGAAGGCCACGCCCAGGGCGGCCGCGTGCGGTGCGGCCTGGGCGCGCGGGACGACCGTGCCGAGCACCGGCAGCATCTGCAGGCCGATGACCGCCGCCGAGCCGTGCGTGTAGCCCCTCAGGTGCGCGTAGGTCGGGTAGTCGGTCACCACGAGGTCCTGGTGCATCGCGGCCATGAAGTCGTGGAAGTGCGCGTGGTCGATGGCGTAGCGGCGCGCGGTGTCGGCGACGGCCCGCACCACGGGTTCCTCGCTGTGCTCCTGCCGCAGTCCTCGGGCGAGGCTCTGCCGCAGTTCGGCGAGCGCCGCGCCGGGGCGGGCGGCATCGGCGCCGGGGGCCGGGCAGTCGACGATGTCGTCGGCCCAGCGGGCGAAGCCGTACAGGGCGTGCACGGCGGGCCTGCGTTCGATCGGCAGCAGCCGGGTGGCGAGGAAGTACGTCCTGCCGTGCCGGGCGTTGAGGGCGCGGCAGTGGCGGTACGCCGCGCGCAGCGCCGGGTCGTGGATCCCGGCCGCGTCGAGTTCCCGGTCGGTCATGCCAGGGTCTCCTTCAGGACGGACGACTTCGGGGTGGTGCGTCCGCCGGTGATCCGCGCGGCGGCCAGTTTCCCCGACAGCAGCACGGTCGGGACGCCGACGCCGGGGGTGGTGCCGCAGCCGGCGAGTACGGCGTTCTCGGTGCCCCGGACCAGGTCGCGGGGCCGGAAGGGGCCGGTCTGGGCGAAGGTGTGGGCCACCGAGAAGGGCGTTCCGGCGGCGTGTCCCCGGGCCTGCCAGTCGGCGGGGGTGACCAGGCACTCCTCCTGGATGGCGGCCTCGATGCCGTCGAGGCCGCGCCGCTCCAGCTCGCGCAGCAGCGTGTCCCGGTAGCGCGGGCCCAGGTCGGTCCAGGCGGCGGCGCCGGGCCCGATGTCGGTGTTGGGGCAGGGGGCGAGGATGTAGTGCAGGTGGCGGCCGGGGGGTGCGAGGGAGGGGTCGGTGGCGGTGGGCCGGGTGATGAGCAGGGAGGGGTCGCTCATCAGCCGTCCGGTGCGGGTGAGTTCGTCGAAGGTGGAGTGCCAGGCCGCCCCGAACGACAGGGTGTGGTGGGCGAGGTGGTCCCAGGTGCGGTCGGTGCCGGCGTGCAGCACGACGGCGGACGGGGAGTGCCGCAGCGGCAGGGGTCTGCGCGGCCGGTGGCCGAGCAGCCGGTAGGCGACGGGCAGGTCGGGGGTGAGGACGACCGCGTCGCACGGGATGCGGTCCTGATCGGTGACGACGGCGGTGACACGGCCGCCGGATCGTTCGAGGCGGGTGACCCGCCGGCCGAACCGCAGGTCGGCGCCCGCCTCGGCGGCGGCGTCCGCCATGGCCCGGGGCAGGGCGTGCATGCCGCCTCGGGGGAAGTACACGCCGGCGACGGTGTCCATGTAGGCGATGACGGCGTACGCGGCGAGGGTCCGGGCCGGTGGCACGCCCGCGTACAGGGCCTGGAAGGAGAACACCCGGCGCAGCCGTTCGTCCTTGAGGAAGCGGCCGATCCGGGCGTCGAGGCGGCCGAAGCCGCCGAGGGCGGCCAGCCGGGCGAGGTCGGGGGTGAGCAGGTCGAGCGGGGAGTCGAAGTGGGCGTCGATGAAGTGGCGCATCTGGGCCCGGTAGAGGCTGGTCAGCCAGTCGCGCAGCCGCCGGTAGCCCATGGCCTCGGCGGGTCCGGCGAACCGCTCGACCTCGCCGGCCATCGCGTCCGCGTCGGTGTGCACGTCGAGACTGCTGCCGTCGGCGAAGCGGGCCCGGTAGGCGGGGTGGAGGGGGATCAGGTCGACGCGTCGGCGCAGGCTGTCGCCGACGGCCGCGAAGGCCTCGTCCGCGAGGTCGGGCATGGTCAGCACGGTGGGGCCGGTGTCGATCCGGTAGCCGCCGAGGGTGTGGCGGCCGGCCCGGCCGCCGGGCTGTGCGTCGCGTTCGACGAGGGTGACGCGGCGTCCGGCGCCGAGCAGGTGCAGGGCGGCCGAGAGTCCGGCGAGTCCGGCGCCGACCACGACGACGTGGTCCGTGCGTCCGGGCAGGGTGCGGCGCGTCATCGGGCGGTCTCCTTCGTACCGGAGGTGGTCGCGGTTCCGGTGCCGTCGGGGCCGGGGGTGAGGGCGGGGCNNNNNNNNNNNNNNNNNNNNNNNNNNNNNNNNNNNNNNNNNNNNNNNNNNNNNNNNNNNNNNNNNNNNNNNNNNNNNNNNNNNNNNNNNNNNNNNNNNNNGGGGGCGGGGCCGGGGGTGGGGGCGGGGGCGGGCGGCCGGAGCGGGGCGGGCGAGGGTGCGGCGTCTTCGGGCGCGGGCGCGTTGGGCGCGGCGGGCGCGGCGGGCGGCGCGTCTGAGGGCGTCCCGTCGGCCGCCGAGCGCAGCAGACTCCGCAGCCGGTGGGCGCTCCGCGGCTCCAGGAAGGCGCGGTCGAAGTGGCGCAGGCCCTGGGCGACGAGCCGGGTGATCTTGGTTTCGACCGCGGCCCGGGCGCCCGTCGCGACGAGGACCTCCCGCACCTCGTCGAGGCCTGCCGGGGTCAGCTCCGCGTTTCCCAGGGACCGTTCGAGCACGGCCAGGGCGGCGTGGTCCCCGGTGGCCTCGGCGCGGGCCCGGGCGAGGGCGGTCAGGTAGGTCGCCTTGCCCTCGCGGATGTCCCCGCCGCCGGGCTTGCCGGTGCGCAGCGGGTCGCCGAAGACGTCGTTCAGGTCGTCCCGCAGCTGGAACGCCATGCCGATCCGCCGGCCGGCCGAGCACAGGGCGAGCAGTGTGGTGTCGTCCGCGCCCGCGAGGGCGGCGCCCAGGGCGAGCGGCCGTTCCACCGAGTACAGGGCGCTCTTCAGGCAGGCGGCGCGCAGTGCCCGTGGCAGGGACCGTGCCGCCGTGGCCTGCCCGTGGACGTCCAGGTACTGGCCGGCGACCATCTCCGTGCGCATGTCGCTCCACAGGCGGCGCACCGCGGTCGCGGTCCACGCGGGCAGCGGGGTCTCGGCCACCAGGTCGTCGGCCCAGACGAGCGCCAGGTCGCCGGCCAGGATCGCGGCGCACTCCCCCAGGCGGCCGACCCGGGCGGGCGCCGCTCGGCCGGCGTACTGGGCGCGTACGTCCACGTGCAGGGCGAGCCGTCCACGGCGCCGCACCGCGCCGTCCATGACGTCGTCGTGGACGAGGGCGCAGGTCTGCAGCAGTTCGAGCGCGGCGCCGATCCGCACCCCGGCCTCGGTGGTTGCCGGGTCGGACGCGCCGCACGCGCGCAGGGACCACCAGAGCAGCCGGGCCCGGGTCCGTTTGCCGCCCTCCAGGGTGAAGCGCGCCACCCGTTCGGCCAGGTCCTTCGCGAACAGCGGGTCGGCGGCGCGGGCACGGGCGAGGCGGTCGGCCAGCACGCGGTCGAGCGTCCGGGCGACGGCGGCGGACACGTCCGCGTCGACGGCGGCCGGGTCCGGTGCGGGTGCGCTTCCCGTACGACCCGCGTCCCCCGCGCCGTTGGCTTCTCCCCCGCCGTTGGCTTCTCCCGCGTCGACGGCGTCCCCCGCCCTTCCGGCGTCCCCCGCCCTTCCGGTCTCCCCCGCGCTGTCCAGGAAGGACACGCCGGCCCCAACGGCCGTTGCCGTGGCGTCCGGCCGCGTCCGGACGGGGGATCCCGGCGGGGCGACCAGGCGTGGCACGGGCGGCGGCGGGGCCGCGTGGTGACCCTTCGCCTGTGTGGGGCGCATCCCGGTTCCTCTCGTCGTGCTCGTCGTTGCTCCGTCACCCACGTCCTTCCGCCCGGGCGGCGGCTGCGGATGCGGCACAGACGTGCCCGTTCCGGCCGTACGGCTCCCTGTCCATGCCTCCGTTCGGCGGCGCCGCGTGCCCTGCGGGGTGGCGTGTCGGCCGTGTCCTCGCCCGCCACGCATCCATCAGGGCCCGGATGCGGGAAGTGACGGTGGAGGCGGGAACGCGCACAGCGAGCGGAACGGAGGAGACCGGCGTGCTGGAGACGGACGTCGCCGTCCTGGGGGCGGGCGCCGCGGGGCTGTCCCTCGCCCACCGGCTGGCCGGGCACGTGCCGGGCGCCCGGACGCCCTCCGTGCTGCTGGTGGACGCGCCGCCGGGGCCGCTGCGGCCGCCGCCGCGCACCTGGTGCTTCTGGGAGTCGGGCCGTGGCCGGTTCGACGCGGCGCTGAGCGCCGACTGGCGGCGGCTGCGGGTGCGTCCGCCCACGGGCGCCCCGGTCGAGGGGGACATCACCCCGCTGCGCTACAAGATGCTCCGTTCCGACGACTTCGCGTACCTGGTCGGGCGGGACCTGGCGCGCAGTCCGAACGTACGGCGGCTGGAGGCGACCGCCGAGACCGTGGAGGACGTGCCGGGGGGTGCCCACGTCCGGGTGCGGACCGCCGGCGGCGGCACCGAGGTGGTGCGCGCCCGCTGGGTGTTCGACTCCCGCCCGCCCGGCAGTCTGCCGGCCGCGCGGACCACCCTGCTGCAGCACTTCCACGGCTGGTTCGTCCGCACGGCCCGGCCGGTCTTCGACGCCCGCGCCGTGGAGCTGATGGACTTCCGCACGCCGCAGCCGGCCGACGGCCTGTCCTTCGGTTACGTCCTGCCGCTCGGCCCGCACGAGGCGCTGGTGGAGTACACCGAGTTCTCGCCGCGCACCCTCACGCGGGACGGTTACGAGTCGGCGGTGCGGCAGTACGCCGACGAGGTGCTGCGGCTCGGCGAGGCGCGCATCGTCGCGACGGAGACGGGGGTCATCCCGATGACGGACGCGCCGATGCCCCGTCAGGTGGGCGCGTCGGTGTTCCGCATCGGTGCCGCCGGTGGCGCCACCCGGCCCGCCTCCGGCTACACCTTCGCCGGTGTGCAGCGCCAGACCCGGGCCGTCGCCGCGGCCCTGCGCCGCGGGCGGCGGCCGGTGCCGCCCGTCCCGCACTCCGCGCGGGCGCGGGCCATGGACGCCGTCCTGCTGCGGGCCCTGGACAGCGGCCGCGTCGACGGCCCGGCCCTGTTCTCCAGACTGTTCGCGCGCGTCCCCATGGAGCGGCTGCTGCGTTTCCTCGACGGCCGCACCCGGCTGCACGAGGACCTCTCCGTCGGCCTGCGCACCCCGGCCGGGCCGATGCTGCGTTCCGCGGCGGAGCTGTTCTGGCTGCCGCGTCGCCCCTTCGACTGATCCGCCCTCCCCCGACCGCCCTTCCCGCCCTGCCCGCCCGC includes:
- a CDS encoding flavin reductase family protein codes for the protein MTAPTTPTTLPGREEFCSAMAQLATGVAVITTAGPDGPVGCTANAVLSLSTEPPSVLVSLATGGRTVRHARAHGGFAVNILSWQQRELMHRFAELPAAERFDGVAYRDEEGCPVLTATAATVVCRLDQAPTVLDHTLLIGRVLWTAQDPTAPALVLYQRHQHAVAG
- a CDS encoding aspartate aminotransferase family protein, with translation MSVFGTMESEVRSYSRAWPTVFSTGRGAVLRDEAGRSFIDFFAGAGALNYGHNPPELKAALLDYLSGDGVTHGLDMHTTAKRLFLERLRDLVLTPRGLDYRVQFPGPGGTNAVEAALKLARKVTGRHTVAYFERGFHGMTLGALAVTANPAKRAGAGVPLPHTVPVPFDHPADDDGESVARLVRSLDGAAADGPLAAVVVETVQGEGGVNPARPVWLRALAAWAREHGALLVVDDIQMGCGRTGPFFSFETAGIVPDIVCLSKSISGYGTPMALTLMRPEYDVWKPGEHNGTFRGYNPAFVTGARALELFWSDRALENRATALGERVRRALTETARRHGLAAPRGRGLAWGLPFDRPGAAREVCDAAYRGGLLLETAGPHDEVAKVLPPLTVADEHVEQGLGILDEAVASVVGGRTLAA
- a CDS encoding LysE family translocator, with amino-acid sequence MSADLAGFLGVVLVAYLVPGPDFLVVVRSAAEHPAKGRAAALGAQTGLCVHMLAAATGLSLIAARSPVVYDAIKLLGAAYLVYLGVRAVLAARRAARERRAEPAAAEGPRGPAGPRAPAADERDEPAGARWRSGFTQGFLTNVLNPKAALFFLSILPQFVHGGGSTARQVFFLGILDVLIGVVYWFALVAVAARLRTFLARPKVRHRWELTTGWLFIAIGIGVAAAS
- a CDS encoding MBL fold metallo-hydrolase, with amino-acid sequence MRITKFGHACVRLEKNGRAIVIDPGVMTSEPDVLTGAEAVLITHEHFDHFDPERLREVPATVCTCAGVARHLDGFGERVQVVRDGDSFSVAGFEVTVAGDKHHFSHPDVPPVDNVGFLIDAEVFHPGDALTVVDAPTLLVPGQAPWLTVPDLIGHLRRTAPRRAYAIHDGLLNEWGLKVLDDVLAMEAKRAGADIRRLRLGESVEL
- a CDS encoding SRPBCC family protein, which codes for MSTVKESVDVEVPLRRAYDQWTQFEEFPNFMEGVDEVTQLDDRHNHWSTSIGGVHREFDTEIVDQLPDDRITWRTVGGDTQQRGSVRFERLDDAHTRVELTMDVEPTGLAEKGADALGMIDRRVKGDLRRFKEYVEGGGGESAGWRGRIRPGDDPGTSA
- a CDS encoding DUF5914 domain-containing protein — its product is MTPAPSARRGRLPLSLRRRAVPWERQRPTWREARPAVIAQALKRAQARPSGNWYVVGASRALRGDRPLARTVAGQEVVVWRGADGRPHAGPGTCPHLGAPLADSPVRCGTLVCHWHGLALDGGPFAGWEPLPVHDDGVLVWVRLDAAGGEPPLDAPVVPRRPPAARALTAVYEGTGTCEPEDVVANRLDPWHGAWYHPYSFVDLTVAGAPGGRGDTDDGFTVDVSFKVAGRLVVPVRAVFTAPEPRTVVMHITEGEGVGSVVETHATPLGPDERGRPRTAVTEAVVAASDRPGFAAARRAAPLLRPLMRTAAARLWRDDLAYAEHRWLLRSTGRFPG
- a CDS encoding phytoene/squalene synthase family protein; translated protein: MTDRELDAAGIHDPALRAAYRHCRALNARHGRTYFLATRLLPIERRPAVHALYGFARWADDIVDCPAPGADAARPGAALAELRQSLARGLRQEHSEEPVVRAVADTARRYAIDHAHFHDFMAAMHQDLVVTDYPTYAHLRGYTHGSAAVIGLQMLPVLGTVVPRAQAAPHAAALGVAFQLTNFLRDVGEDLDRGRVYLPADLLAGHGVGRGLLRWCRDTGRHDRRVTAALREFEALTRGVYREAAPGIAMLDPVSRPCIRTAYVLYGGILDAVARDGYAVLHRRAVVPRRRRATVAADGLVRVIAARLRHRAASATPEPGSAPAAPAPASAMSTTAESATRPTVSEEIA